The DNA sequence ATCCCTGCTTTTTTGAGGTTTCCTCCAACAATCCAAAGGTTATTGGCCTTACCATGATCCGTTCCTTGACTGGCATTTTGAGCTACCCTTCTTCCAAATTCCGAAAATGTAAGCACCAACGTATCCTTGAACAGATCGTACTTACGCATCACCTCGATAAATGCATCGACCGCCTCCGCGTAGTTCTTCAACAATTGGCTATGCTGATTGGCTTGGCGTACATGCGTATCGAATCCGGTCAGCGAAGTGTAGAAGACCGAAGTATTCACCCCTGCCACCATCAATTCCGCTACCAACTTCAATTGTCTGGCCAATGGATTTTGAGGGAAATCTCTGACCAATCGTTCTTTCCCCACTTGCTCCTGTAGATAGTCAGCCGAGGACATCGTTTCGGTCATGACCTTATGCATGAAATCCAGCTCAGCATTTCCGGAAGACTCACGACCCGCCAAGTGCCGTACCCACTGATTTCGGCTACTGTTTTGGAGCTGCTTGATATCTCGCATTCCAAGTCCCTGAATATTCGCCCCTTTCACCGCAAGACTCAACGTTTCCTCTGTCTCGATCATTCGATGAGGTTCAGGAGCTCCTTCGCAGGCATGATCTAGATATCTACCCAACCAACCCGTCTCCCAGTATTCGTCCGAATTACTTCCGGTGTGCCAGATATCCATAGATCGGAAATGCGACCGATCGGGATTGGGATATCCCACGCCATTGATCATCTGCACCCAGCCCTTGTCATACCATTTCTGCAAGGGAGCAAGTGCGGGATTGATGCCCTGTTCTTGGGTCAGTTTGATCACGTTGTTCGGGGCAATGGCCAATCCGGGTCGAGCTCGGTAATAATCATCATTGCGAAACGGCACGAATGTATTGAGGCCATCATTTCCACCTGAAAGCTGGATCACTACCAACCTCTTTCCAGACGGCGCAACTCCTCCTTTGCCTAGGGCATGAAGGAAGCTCGGCATCATGACGCTTGCAGATGCCAGCGAAGACCATTTTAGAAAATCTCTTCTTGAATGCATGGTAATGAGGTTGGGGTTAGCAAAGTTGATATTCGGGCGTACACATCATGCGTGACAGCAAGTTGGGGATCTCTTCTCCCGGTAGATTTTTGGCATAGAGGGCCAATTTCTTTGAAGCGGGGCCTTGATTGGAGGAGCCATAGAGGAATTCGGCCAATAACGATACCCGCTGGTCGGGCTGTTTGCCATTCAACTCCTTTTCGATAGACTGCCAATCGATGGTGCCTTTCATCCGCTTATAGAATTTCCCGCCTTTAGACATCGTGACATCCTCATTTCCCGCGAATGACGCCTTCATACGTGTCCTCAATTCTTCTCCCAAGATGACAGCGTTGGGCCATTGAAGTCGAACCAACAGCGAGCTGCTATCCAACCAATATCGTCCAGAGGGCCAACCCGACACATTCGGCGGTTGAAATAAGATCTGCCCCAATACTCGCTGCATCATGAGGATCCCCTCATCGGGCATATCCATTTCCAGCTGGCGCATCATGCCGATCAGCAATTCCACTGGGGATTTGACATGGGTACCCATATGCTGCTGCTCATAAAAATGATCCGACAAAAACATCGTGTGCATCAAGGCGAGAATGTCATAATCGGATTCGTAGAATAGGCGTGCCCATTTTTTGATCACGGCTTGATCTACCTGCTCAGAGACATAATAGCGATACAATTTCTCCGTGATCATCTCGGCAGTCCGAGGATTGTCCAGGACCATATCGAGAATGTCTTCACCGGAGAAATTGCCTGTTTTCCCCATGAAGGTCTTCTTCCCATTGTCATGCTGCCGATATCGGAAGACAAATTCGCCCAGGGGATTGAATCCCCAACCAGTGAAAGCCCTTGCAGCTTCCTGAATATCTTCTTCGGTGTAATGGCCTCGCCCGAGCGTAAAAAGCTCTAGCAGTTCACGGGCGAAATTCTCGTTGGGATGTTGTTTTCGGTTTTGCTGATTGTTGAGAAATTGCAGCATGGCGGGATTTTTGGCCACGGCATGCAGCATTTTTCGGAAGGAACCGAGCGCATGGTCTCGGAGGAGCTTGTTTTGCTGCCAGACCATTTCAGCATTGTTGAGGCGGCAGGCAAAATGGTCATGCCAGAAGACCGTAGCCTTTTCTCTCAGTTGGGCATCCGAGTGGGCCATTTGTCGGACCCACGCCGAATTGAGCACTCTCACATCTTGGCGTGATTTGGTACGGCGTTCCCGCAGCTCTTCTTCGGACATGGACATTCTCAGCTCCCGAGTCAAGGGAGGAGGCATGTCGAATTTGAGCGTTTGGGACTTTTTGGAACCCTTCACGAGGGACTTCCAGACGTCCGCGACAGATTGGTCTTTTTGATCAGACCATGCTGACCATTTGGGGCCAAACCCCGCCCTGCTCAGTAGATGATGAATTCGTTGAGAAGTGGTAGACGTTTTCATGGAGGTTAGATTACAAAAATCCACCTGAGTTTAAGGCAACATATGTACAAAAAAAGGAACCCATC is a window from the Pontibacter sp. G13 genome containing:
- a CDS encoding DUF1501 domain-containing protein, with the protein product MHSRRDFLKWSSLASASVMMPSFLHALGKGGVAPSGKRLVVIQLSGGNDGLNTFVPFRNDDYYRARPGLAIAPNNVIKLTQEQGINPALAPLQKWYDKGWVQMINGVGYPNPDRSHFRSMDIWHTGSNSDEYWETGWLGRYLDHACEGAPEPHRMIETEETLSLAVKGANIQGLGMRDIKQLQNSSRNQWVRHLAGRESSGNAELDFMHKVMTETMSSADYLQEQVGKERLVRDFPQNPLARQLKLVAELMVAGVNTSVFYTSLTGFDTHVRQANQHSQLLKNYAEAVDAFIEVMRKYDLFKDTLVLTFSEFGRRVAQNASQGTDHGKANNLWIVGGNLKKAGIVNDSPDLVKLDDGDVSLSTDFRSVYATILDNWLEVDSQQILKRSFGHIDLV
- a CDS encoding DUF1800 domain-containing protein, with protein sequence MKTSTTSQRIHHLLSRAGFGPKWSAWSDQKDQSVADVWKSLVKGSKKSQTLKFDMPPPLTRELRMSMSEEELRERRTKSRQDVRVLNSAWVRQMAHSDAQLREKATVFWHDHFACRLNNAEMVWQQNKLLRDHALGSFRKMLHAVAKNPAMLQFLNNQQNRKQHPNENFARELLELFTLGRGHYTEEDIQEAARAFTGWGFNPLGEFVFRYRQHDNGKKTFMGKTGNFSGEDILDMVLDNPRTAEMITEKLYRYYVSEQVDQAVIKKWARLFYESDYDILALMHTMFLSDHFYEQQHMGTHVKSPVELLIGMMRQLEMDMPDEGILMMQRVLGQILFQPPNVSGWPSGRYWLDSSSLLVRLQWPNAVILGEELRTRMKASFAGNEDVTMSKGGKFYKRMKGTIDWQSIEKELNGKQPDQRVSLLAEFLYGSSNQGPASKKLALYAKNLPGEEIPNLLSRMMCTPEYQLC